A window from Primulina huaijiensis isolate GDHJ02 chromosome 11, ASM1229523v2, whole genome shotgun sequence encodes these proteins:
- the LOC140988431 gene encoding uncharacterized protein: protein MRQRRWIELLKDYDLTISYHPGKANKVADALSRKSGNKTPLASLSARPCLQETVKLNQDRDPELKKLKGQMESGKSQDLQIDDKGVLWMKGRLCVPDSDNLGQEILSKQSTNDLEDYCNPWKYLNGNGNISAWTLWIKMRANFVQQGTTQNLKGKKDMSNSLLAEQKADNLEKAHSAIIFSSGIRL from the exons ATGAGGCAAAGGCGGTGGATCGAACtactgaaggattatgacttgACTATCAGTTACCATCCAGGTAAAGCGAACAAAGTGGCCGATGCTCTGAGTCGGAAAAGTGGAAACAAGACCCCTCTGGCTTCACTCTCTGCTCGGCCATGTCTGCAAGAGACCGTCAAGCTAAACCAAGACCGAGACCCTGAGCTAAAGAAACTTAAGGGACAAATGGAAAGTGGGAAGTCGCAAGATCTACAAATCGATGACAAAGGAGTcttatggatgaaaggacggCTGTGTGTACCAGACAGCGATAACCTTGGCCAAGAaatact gtcaaagcaGAGCACCAACGACCTGGAGGATTATTGCAACCCCTGGAAatacctgaatggaaatgggaacatatctgcatggactttgtg GATCAAGATGAGGGCCAACTTTGTTCAGCAAGGAACAACTCAAAACTTGAAGGGCAAAAAAGATATGTCGAATTCACTCTTGGCAGAACAAAAGGCTGACAACCTGGAAAAGGCTCATAGTGCAATCATTTTTTCCTCGGGGATAAGGCTCTGA
- the LOC140988432 gene encoding uncharacterized protein: MAGRPPRQNRNPRYANTDREVRQENEQGNGPPPAVNLSQADLMAIATIAATTLQGLGNQNVNQPPPPNGIKFHYESLRKNRCPTFSGTADPEVSQGWLKSVETQLRLLEVPEALKVDVTVPFLEDKAGKWWEAISPTMTAAVPMTWQRFREAFLKQYYPAEVRLQKLSEFENFTQTPDMSVVEYTSQFNALGSYAPSIMAHEVLKLHHFKKGLNSRIQSALAVYQPANFSDLMGAAIRAEADIQRREKEFKNKRPMTSQSSRSNQTFKKPNQSGGPSKGPSPTSSYQDIKPCPTCHLRHLGECRRNSGVCFGCGKVGHRIAECPTAANQAAGPNKGTWPNTGANPNKPKEGKPNATVFAMTQEEADDATEVVSGIILIQNVPAYALFDCGATHSFVSKRLAKKLGHNPNY, translated from the coding sequence ATGGCCGGCAGACCCCCGAGACAGAATCGCAACCCGCGTTATGCTAACACCGACCGTGAGGTCAGACAAGAGAACGAGCAAGGGAATGGACCCCCGCCCGCAGTCAACTTAAGCCAAGCTGATCTTATGGCCATAGCCACCATTGCAGCGACAACACTGCAAGGGTTGGGAAATCAGAATGTCAATCAGCCACCACCACCAAACGGAATCAAGTTCCACTATGAATCACTCCGCAAGAATAGATGTCCAACCTTCAGTGGAACTGCTGACCCTGAAGTTAGCCAGGGCTGGCTAAAAAGTGTAGAGACGCAGCTGCGACTATTGGAAGTTCCCGAAGCACTGAAAGTGGACGTGACTGTGCCGTTCCTAGAAGATAAAGCAGGAAAATGGTGGGAAGCAATCTCGCCAACCATGACAGCTGCAGTACCAATGACTTGGCAGCGATTTCGAGAAGCCTTTCTGAAACAGTATTATCCAGCCGAGGTCAGACTGCAGAAACTGAGTGAGTTTGAAAACTTCACTCAAACTCCGGACATGTCGGTTGTGGAATACACCTCCCAGTTTAATGCCCTTGGATCTTATGCTCCGTCAATCATGGCGCACGAAGTTTTGAAGTTACACCATTTTAAAAAGGGATTGAACAGCAGGATCCAATCAGCCCTAGCAGTCTACCAACCCGCGAATTTTTCAGATCTAATGGGTGCAGCTATCCGAGCCGAAGCTGACATCCAGCGCAGGGAAAAAGAATTTAAGAACAAAAGGCCTATGACTAGTCAGTCCTCACGCAGTAATCAGACTTTCAAGAAGCCTAACCAGTCCGGTGGACCATCAAAAGGACCTTCGCCTACATCAAGCTACCAGGATATTAAGCCTTGCCCAACTTGCCACCTACGACACCTGGGAGAATGCCGAAGAAACAGTGGTGTATGCTTCGGATGTGGGAAAGTGGGACACCGAATTGCTGAATGTCCTACTGCTGCCAACCAAGCAGCCGGGCCCAACAAGGGAACATGGCCAAATACAGGAGCTAACCCCAACAAGCCAAAAGAAGGCAAGCCTAATGCCACGGTCTTTGCTATGACTCAAGAAGAGGCCGACGATGCCACTGAAGTCGTGTCAGGTATCATTCTTATTCAAAATGTGCCTGCTTATGcgttatttgattgtggtgccacgcATTCATTTGTATCTAAGAGACTCGCTAAGAAACTAGGACATAACCCGAATTATTAG